From a region of the Paraburkholderia hospita genome:
- the xylF gene encoding D-xylose ABC transporter substrate-binding protein: MKSAMRRSVLSSLVCAAMAAGLTMVAPLAHASKDKPEIGFCIDDLRVERWSRDRDYFVAAATKLGAKVSVQSADASEARQISQIENLISRGVDVIVIVPFNSKTLGNVVAEAHKAGIKVVSYDRLILDADVDAYISFDNEKVGELQAQGVFNAQPKGNYFLLGGAPTDNNAKMLREGQLKILKPAIDRGDVKIVGQQWVPEWSAATALRITEDALTANNNKIDAIVASNDGTAGGAIQALAAQKMAGKVPVSGQDADLAAVKRVIAGTQTMTVYKPLKLIAGEAAKLAVDLAKGDKPSYNAKYDNGKKQVDTVLLQPTLLTKSNVDVVIKDGFYTQAQLAGN; the protein is encoded by the coding sequence ATGAAATCTGCAATGCGTCGTTCCGTATTGAGTTCCCTCGTTTGCGCCGCAATGGCCGCCGGCCTGACGATGGTCGCGCCGCTCGCGCACGCGAGCAAGGACAAGCCCGAAATCGGCTTCTGTATCGACGATCTGCGCGTCGAACGCTGGTCGCGCGATCGTGACTATTTCGTCGCCGCAGCGACGAAGCTCGGCGCGAAAGTCTCCGTGCAGTCCGCCGACGCGAGCGAAGCGCGGCAAATCTCGCAGATCGAGAACCTGATCTCGCGCGGCGTCGACGTGATCGTGATCGTGCCGTTCAATTCGAAGACCTTGGGCAATGTCGTCGCCGAAGCGCACAAGGCAGGCATCAAGGTCGTGTCGTATGACCGGCTGATTCTCGATGCCGACGTCGATGCCTATATCTCGTTCGACAACGAGAAGGTTGGCGAACTGCAGGCGCAAGGCGTGTTTAACGCGCAGCCCAAAGGCAACTACTTCCTGCTCGGCGGCGCGCCGACCGACAACAACGCGAAGATGCTGCGCGAAGGGCAGTTGAAGATACTCAAACCGGCAATCGATCGCGGCGACGTGAAGATCGTCGGCCAGCAGTGGGTGCCGGAATGGAGCGCGGCGACGGCGCTGCGTATCACGGAAGATGCACTGACCGCGAACAACAACAAGATCGATGCGATCGTCGCGTCGAATGACGGCACGGCAGGCGGCGCAATTCAGGCGCTAGCCGCGCAGAAGATGGCGGGCAAGGTGCCCGTGTCCGGCCAGGATGCGGACCTTGCGGCTGTGAAGCGTGTGATCGCGGGCACGCAGACGATGACCGTGTACAAGCCGTTGAAGCTGATCGCAGGTGAGGCGGCCAAGCTCGCCGTCGATCTCGCGAAGGGCGACAAGCCCTCGTACAACGCGAAGTACGACAACGGCAAGAAGCAGGTCGATACCGTGCTGCTGCAACCCACGCTGCTCACCAAGAGCAATGTCGATGTCGTGATCAAGGACGGCTTCTATACGCAGG